The Macaca nemestrina isolate mMacNem1 chromosome 12, mMacNem.hap1, whole genome shotgun sequence genome contains a region encoding:
- the LOC105468670 gene encoding LOW QUALITY PROTEIN: olfactory receptor 52B4 (The sequence of the model RefSeq protein was modified relative to this genomic sequence to represent the inferred CDS: substituted 2 bases at 2 genomic stop codons), translated as MPTANHSGTSHTVFHLLGIPCLEDQHMWISIPFFISYVTALLGNSLLIFIILTKRSLHEPMYLFLCMLPGADIVLSTCTIPQALAIFWFHAGDISLDRCITQLFFIHSTFISESGILLVMAFDHYIAICYPLRYTTILINALIKKICRTVSLRSYGTIFPIIFLLKRLTFCQNNIIPHTFCEHIGLAKYACNDIRINVXYEFSILMSTVVLDVVLISYMLILHAVFHMPSPDARHKALNTCGSHVCIIILFYGSGIFTVLTXRFGHHIPYCIHIPLANVCFLVPPMLNPIIYGIKTKQIQEQVVHFLFIKQK; from the coding sequence ATGCCTACTGCAAACCACAGTGGCACTAGCCACACAGTCTTTCACTTGCTGGGCATCCCCTGCCTAGAGGACCAGCACATGTGGATTTCTATCCCATTCTTCATTTCTTATGTCACCGCCCTTCTTGGGAACAGCCTGCTCATCTTCATTATCCTCACAAAGCGCAGCCTCCATGAACCCATGTACCTCTTCCTCTGCATGCTGCCTGGAGCAGACATTGTCCTCTCCACGTGCACCATTCCTCAGGCCTTAGCTATCTTCTGGTTCCATGCTGGGGACATCTCCCTGGATCGTTGCATCACTCAGCTCTTCTTCATCCATTCCACCTTCATCTCTGAGTCAGGGATCTTGCTAGTGATGGCCTTTGACCACTACATTGCCATATGCTACCCACTGAGGTACACCACCATTCTTATAAATGCTCTGATTAAGAAAATTTGTAGGACTGTCTCCCTGAGAAGTTACGGTACAATTTTCCCtatcatatttcttttaaaaagattgacTTTCTGCCAGAATAATATTATTCCACACACCTTTTGTGAACACATTGGCCTAGCCAAATATGCATGTAATGACATTCGAATAAACGTTTAGTATGAGTTTTCAATTCTAATGTCAACGGTGGTCTTAGATGTTGTACTAATTTCCTATATGCTGATTctccatgctgtcttccacatGCCTTCTCCAGATGCTCGCCACAAAGCTCTCAATACATGTGGCTCCCATGTTTGCATCATCATCCTCTTTTATGGGTCTGGCATCTTCACAGTCCTTACCTAGAGGTTTGGACACCACATTCCATATTGTATCCACATCCCATTGGCTAATGTCTGCTTTCTGGTTCCACCTATGCTGAATCCCATTATTTATGGGATCAAAACCAAGCAAATCCAGGAACAGGTGgttcattttttgtttataaaacagaaataa